One Mycobacteroides salmoniphilum DNA segment encodes these proteins:
- a CDS encoding 4a-hydroxytetrahydrobiopterin dehydratase, which produces MALLTDDQINAALSGLPGWTREGDSLRRAVTFDAFLDGIDAVRRIAEHAESVDHHPDIDIRWRTVTFVLSTHSEGGITDKDVALAQAIDSQVGS; this is translated from the coding sequence ATGGCCCTGCTCACCGACGACCAGATCAACGCGGCGCTCTCCGGGCTTCCGGGGTGGACACGCGAGGGCGATTCCCTGCGCCGCGCCGTTACATTCGACGCCTTCCTGGACGGAATCGACGCAGTGCGCCGCATCGCCGAGCACGCGGAATCCGTCGACCACCATCCCGATATCGATATTCGATGGCGCACAGTGACGTTCGTGCTGTCCACCCACTCCGAGGGTGGCATCACCGACAAGGACGTCGCACTGGCCCAGGCGATCGACTCACAGGTCGGAAGCTAG
- a CDS encoding (deoxy)nucleoside triphosphate pyrophosphohydrolase, which yields MAIVVAGAVIDGDKLLIAQRSKPVELAGQWELPGGKVVEGESEPQALARELREELGIEVVVDSRLGEDVVVGNLVLRAYRARLDGGIPHPHEHLALRWVTADELDTVEWVPADGGWIPALRAALVGARPV from the coding sequence ATGGCGATAGTGGTCGCGGGCGCGGTGATCGACGGGGACAAGCTGCTCATCGCGCAGCGATCAAAACCCGTCGAGCTCGCCGGACAGTGGGAGCTCCCGGGAGGCAAGGTCGTCGAGGGCGAATCGGAGCCGCAGGCACTCGCGCGGGAGCTGCGCGAGGAACTCGGCATCGAGGTCGTAGTCGATTCTCGGCTCGGTGAGGATGTTGTCGTCGGGAACCTGGTGCTGCGTGCTTACCGCGCACGGCTGGACGGGGGCATCCCGCACCCACATGAGCATCTGGCGTTGCGCTGGGTCACCGCCGATGAACTCGACACGGTCGAATGGGTCCCGGCGGACGGGGGATGGATCCCCGCGTTGCGGGCGGCGCTAGTGGGCGCGCGCCCGGTGTAG
- the typA gene encoding translational GTPase TypA, with amino-acid sequence MTHSFRNVAIVAHVDHGKTTLVDAMLKQSGALTHRGDDAVERLMDSGDLEKEKGITILAKNTAVHRHHADGSMTVINVIDTPGHADFGGEVERGLSMVDGVLLLVDASEGPLPQTRFVLRKALGAHLPVILVVNKTDRPDARIAEVVSDSHDLLLDVASDLDEEAQKAAEDALGLPTLYASGRAGVASTVEPANGEIPEGDNLDPLFDVLLEHIPPPKGDAEAPLQALVTNLDASAFLGRLALIRIYNGRIRKGQQIAWMREVDGHPVITNSKITELLATEGVDRSPTEEAVAGDIVAVAGMSEIMIGDTLADPEHAHALPRITVDEPAISVTIGTNSSPLAGKVSGHKLTARMVKSRLDSELIGNVSIKVVDIGRPDAWEVQGRGELALAILVEQMRREGFELTVGKPQVVTRQIDGKLHEPFEAMTIDCPEEFVGAVTQLMAARKGRMEEMANHAAGWVRMDFIVPSRGLIGFRTDFLTLTRGTGIANAVFEGYRPWAGEIRARHTGSLVSDRTGTVTPFAMTQLSDRGQFFVEPGDSTYEGQVVGINPRAEDLDVNVTREKKLTNMRSATADVFETLARPMELDLEKAMEFCAGDECVEVTPEIVRVRKVDLDANTRARNRSRAKAAANNS; translated from the coding sequence GTGACCCATAGTTTCCGGAACGTAGCCATTGTTGCGCACGTCGACCACGGTAAGACAACCCTGGTCGACGCGATGCTCAAGCAATCGGGTGCGCTCACGCACCGAGGTGATGACGCTGTCGAGCGCCTGATGGACTCCGGTGATCTGGAGAAGGAAAAGGGCATCACCATCCTGGCCAAGAACACCGCGGTGCACCGGCACCATGCGGATGGCTCGATGACGGTCATCAACGTCATCGACACCCCCGGCCACGCGGACTTCGGCGGCGAGGTGGAGCGCGGACTGTCGATGGTCGACGGCGTGCTGCTGCTGGTCGACGCCTCCGAGGGGCCGCTGCCGCAGACGCGATTCGTGCTGCGCAAGGCTCTCGGCGCGCACCTGCCGGTGATCCTCGTCGTCAACAAGACCGACCGGCCCGACGCCCGCATCGCCGAGGTGGTCTCCGACAGCCATGACCTACTGCTCGACGTCGCCTCGGACCTGGACGAGGAGGCGCAGAAGGCTGCCGAGGACGCGCTCGGACTGCCGACGCTGTACGCCTCGGGTCGTGCCGGTGTGGCCAGTACGGTCGAGCCCGCCAACGGCGAGATCCCCGAGGGCGACAACCTCGACCCGCTCTTCGACGTCCTGCTTGAGCACATTCCGCCGCCCAAGGGTGACGCTGAGGCACCCCTGCAGGCGTTGGTCACCAACCTCGACGCATCGGCATTCCTGGGCCGCCTCGCGCTCATCCGCATCTACAACGGGCGGATCCGCAAGGGGCAGCAGATCGCCTGGATGCGCGAAGTGGACGGCCACCCCGTCATCACCAACTCGAAGATCACCGAGCTGCTCGCCACCGAGGGTGTCGACCGCAGTCCCACCGAGGAAGCAGTCGCCGGCGACATCGTCGCCGTCGCCGGGATGTCCGAGATCATGATCGGCGACACGCTGGCCGATCCCGAGCACGCCCATGCGCTGCCACGGATCACCGTCGATGAGCCCGCGATCTCGGTGACCATCGGCACCAACAGCTCGCCGCTGGCAGGCAAGGTGTCGGGACACAAGCTCACCGCACGCATGGTCAAGTCGAGGCTGGATTCGGAGCTCATCGGCAACGTGTCGATCAAGGTCGTCGATATCGGCCGTCCGGACGCCTGGGAGGTGCAGGGCCGTGGTGAGCTGGCGCTGGCCATCCTCGTCGAGCAGATGCGCCGTGAGGGCTTCGAACTGACCGTCGGAAAGCCTCAGGTGGTCACCCGGCAGATCGACGGCAAGCTGCACGAGCCGTTCGAAGCCATGACCATCGACTGTCCCGAGGAGTTCGTCGGGGCAGTCACCCAGCTGATGGCCGCCCGCAAGGGCCGCATGGAGGAGATGGCCAACCACGCCGCGGGATGGGTCCGCATGGACTTCATCGTGCCGTCGCGTGGCCTCATCGGCTTCCGCACCGACTTCCTGACACTGACCCGGGGCACCGGCATCGCGAACGCCGTCTTCGAGGGTTACCGCCCCTGGGCCGGCGAGATCCGCGCACGGCACACCGGCTCACTCGTGTCGGACCGCACCGGCACCGTTACCCCGTTCGCGATGACCCAGCTGTCCGATCGCGGGCAGTTCTTCGTGGAGCCGGGTGACTCAACCTATGAGGGCCAGGTTGTCGGGATCAACCCGCGGGCCGAGGACCTTGACGTCAACGTCACCCGTGAGAAGAAGCTGACCAACATGCGGTCCGCGACGGCCGATGTCTTCGAGACTCTCGCCAGGCCGATGGAACTCGACCTTGAGAAGGCTATGGAGTTCTGCGCGGGCGACGAATGTGTCGAGGTGACACCGGAGATCGTGCGCGTACGCAAGGTCGACCTGGATGCCAACACCCGTGCACGCAATCGCTCACGCGCGAAGGCAGCGGCCAACAACAGCTAG